One part of the Sporosarcina ureae genome encodes these proteins:
- a CDS encoding TetR/AcrR family transcriptional regulator codes for MNDRKKHVLLIAKKLFIDKGFHATSIQDILDAAQISKGTFYNYFSSKNECLMAILRDAYYISYLRRNELAIGKDLADPALLSAQIEIRLTMNRQQNLLPLFETIVHSPDDELRQFVKHMHFRELAWIAKRLVNVYGEEVKPYSYDCASLLFGFIQHALNVWKSSTTEKIDTMKLVKFVMQRMEVIVPDIVKRDAHFLSQSLLEDMLTAAEFYPMTREVLTESLQKFIEELPEEENQRMLYSQFLLDELSSDHPRLYLLESVVRSFRQAFEGSELQLQVIELSAAIWSFIDKSQ; via the coding sequence ATGAACGACCGAAAAAAACATGTATTGCTTATCGCAAAAAAACTATTTATCGACAAAGGCTTTCACGCGACATCCATTCAAGATATTTTGGATGCAGCACAAATTTCAAAGGGAACGTTCTATAATTATTTCTCTTCTAAAAATGAATGTCTCATGGCGATATTGCGCGATGCTTATTATATAAGTTACTTACGAAGAAACGAGCTGGCGATCGGCAAAGATCTTGCAGACCCCGCCCTACTTTCTGCACAAATTGAAATTCGTTTGACGATGAACCGACAACAAAATTTGCTTCCGTTATTTGAAACGATTGTTCATTCGCCTGATGACGAGCTACGTCAATTCGTCAAGCACATGCATTTTCGAGAACTCGCATGGATTGCGAAACGTTTGGTCAACGTCTACGGCGAGGAAGTAAAACCGTACTCTTATGATTGCGCATCGTTACTTTTCGGCTTCATCCAACATGCGCTTAACGTCTGGAAAAGTTCCACTACAGAGAAAATCGATACGATGAAACTAGTAAAGTTCGTCATGCAACGAATGGAAGTCATCGTGCCGGACATCGTAAAACGTGACGCACACTTCCTGTCACAGAGCTTGCTAGAAGACATGTTAACAGCCGCCGAGTTTTATCCGATGACACGCGAAGTGCTAACCGAGAGTTTGCAAAAATTCATCGAAGAGTTACCCGAAGAGGAAAATCAAAGAATGCTTTACAGCCAATTTCTATTGGACGAGTTATCATCTGACCACCCACGACTCTATTTACTAGAATCCGTCGTGCGCTCATTCCGCCAAGCGTTCGAAGGTTCCGAACTGCAACTACAAGTAATCGAACTATCCGCGGCGATTTGGTCGTTCATCGACAAATCTCAATAA
- a CDS encoding DHA2 family efflux MFS transporter permease subunit, with protein sequence MVESLEIKKMHEKPPYGIIAILFIGAFVAILNNTLLNIALPVIMEEFSITPSAVQWLTTGYMLVNGIMIPASAFFIQKFTNRRIFITAMVLFSLGTFIAIIAPTFSLLVVARMIQASGSALMMPLLMNVMLTAFPIEKRGAALGMFGLVMFTAPAIGPTLSGWVVENYSWRTLFEIVLPISLLTLVLAIVKLKNITPNRDVRINFFSLVLSTIGFGGLLYGFSSAGEKGWGSPIVYGTIALGTIGLVLFILRQLRMKEPMLDFRIYKYPMFALASVVSMVLSVAMFSGMILTPLYVQNVRGISPLDAGLLMLPGAVLMGIMSPITGRLFDKYGPRVLVYTGLIISVIGTYLLSQLQMDTGYYYLMAVYTFRMFGLSMVMMPVMTNGMNSLPMISNPHGTAMNNTLQQVSGAIGSALLLTLMTKRLDLSAANQVKDLAASGVDVSTMKEEIGRLAMLDGVNHAFFISTVITLVALILSLFIKRVMPPTSPAIGEVKEQSEK encoded by the coding sequence ATGGTAGAATCATTAGAAATTAAAAAAATGCATGAGAAGCCACCTTATGGCATCATTGCAATTTTGTTCATTGGTGCGTTTGTTGCGATCTTAAATAATACTTTACTGAATATCGCATTACCGGTCATTATGGAAGAGTTTTCGATTACTCCATCAGCTGTTCAGTGGCTGACAACGGGGTATATGCTAGTCAACGGGATTATGATTCCAGCCAGTGCGTTTTTCATTCAGAAGTTTACTAATAGAAGAATCTTCATTACAGCGATGGTGCTCTTCTCGTTAGGGACGTTTATCGCTATCATCGCGCCGACATTCTCTTTACTAGTCGTCGCACGTATGATCCAAGCATCCGGTTCCGCATTGATGATGCCGTTGTTAATGAATGTTATGTTAACAGCTTTCCCGATCGAAAAACGGGGAGCGGCACTAGGTATGTTCGGTCTGGTAATGTTCACAGCACCCGCTATTGGACCGACTTTGTCCGGCTGGGTAGTTGAGAATTATTCATGGCGGACGTTGTTTGAAATCGTTCTGCCGATTTCATTGCTGACACTAGTCCTTGCTATCGTCAAGCTGAAGAATATTACACCGAACCGCGATGTCCGCATCAACTTCTTCTCGTTGGTATTGTCGACGATTGGTTTCGGTGGCCTGCTATACGGCTTTAGTTCAGCGGGTGAAAAGGGTTGGGGTTCTCCAATTGTCTATGGCACGATCGCGCTCGGAACGATAGGGCTTGTATTGTTTATACTAAGACAATTACGTATGAAAGAACCAATGCTCGATTTTCGAATTTACAAGTACCCGATGTTTGCACTCGCTTCCGTCGTATCGATGGTGCTGTCTGTAGCGATGTTCTCCGGGATGATTTTGACACCGTTATACGTGCAAAATGTCCGCGGTATTTCACCACTGGATGCAGGATTGCTCATGCTACCAGGTGCAGTTTTAATGGGGATCATGTCGCCAATCACAGGTCGTTTATTCGATAAATATGGCCCGCGTGTCCTCGTCTACACAGGATTGATCATTTCTGTAATCGGAACGTATTTATTAAGCCAACTGCAGATGGATACAGGCTATTACTATTTAATGGCAGTGTATACATTCCGGATGTTCGGCTTGTCGATGGTGATGATGCCGGTTATGACAAACGGAATGAACTCGTTGCCGATGATCTCAAATCCACATGGTACGGCAATGAATAACACATTGCAGCAAGTATCTGGTGCGATTGGTTCGGCCTTGTTACTGACACTCATGACCAAGCGGTTGGATCTATCAGCAGCTAACCAAGTGAAGGACTTGGCTGCATCTGGCGTCGATGTATCTACTATGAAAGAAGAGATTGGACGTCTAGCGATGCTGGACGGCGTCAATCACGCGTTCTTTATCTCGACAGTTATTACATTGGTCGCGTTGATCCTATCGTTATTCATTAAACGGGTCATGCCACCGACTTCACCAGCTATTGGGGAAGTGAAGGAACAGTCTGAAAAGTAG
- a CDS encoding aldehyde dehydrogenase family protein, which yields MKLTNYIDGVWQGEAARYTAVLNPANGEELAQVPLSSEEEVDQAVVAAKKAQKKWALVPAPKRADYLYEIGRMMKDKKEHLARVLTKEMGKVIEEARGEVQEGIDMAFYMAGEGRRLFGETVPSELQDKFAMSVRAPIGVVGLITPWNFPIAIATWKSFPAIVAGNTFIWKPATETPLMAYEMALIFEGAGLPHGVANIVFGSGSDVGTALIEHPDVRVISFTGSTETGRHVAELGGRHLKKVSLEMGGKNAVIVLEDADIELAVEGILWSAFGTAGQRCTACSRVIVHQDVKEELQKRLIESMKDLTMGDGLDETVKVGPVINEKALEKIQSYIEIGKEEGANLVAGGNVLNEGKFASGQYFEPTLFVDVAWDSRLAQEEIFGPVVSLITVSSLDEAIEVNNSVAYGLSSSIFSQDVNKVFRAQRDLDTGIVYINAGTTGAEIHLPFGGTKGTGNGHRDSGVAALDVFTEWKSIYIDYSGKLQRAQIDTE from the coding sequence ATGAAGTTGACTAATTATATTGATGGTGTTTGGCAAGGGGAGGCGGCTCGTTATACGGCTGTGCTTAATCCGGCGAATGGGGAAGAGTTGGCGCAGGTGCCTTTGTCTTCGGAGGAAGAGGTAGATCAGGCGGTTGTGGCGGCGAAGAAGGCGCAGAAGAAGTGGGCTTTGGTGCCGGCACCTAAGCGTGCGGATTATCTCTATGAAATCGGCCGCATGATGAAAGATAAAAAAGAGCATCTCGCACGCGTGCTGACGAAGGAAATGGGTAAAGTAATAGAAGAAGCGCGTGGTGAAGTGCAAGAGGGAATCGATATGGCGTTTTACATGGCAGGAGAAGGGCGTCGTTTGTTTGGTGAAACGGTGCCGTCCGAGCTGCAGGATAAGTTCGCGATGAGTGTTCGTGCACCGATTGGCGTGGTGGGTCTGATTACACCGTGGAATTTCCCGATTGCGATTGCGACGTGGAAGTCGTTCCCGGCAATTGTGGCGGGCAATACATTCATCTGGAAACCGGCGACGGAAACTCCACTCATGGCGTATGAAATGGCGTTGATTTTCGAAGGAGCTGGCTTGCCGCATGGCGTGGCGAATATCGTCTTTGGTTCAGGCTCAGATGTTGGTACAGCGCTGATCGAACATCCCGACGTTCGCGTAATTTCGTTTACTGGCTCGACGGAAACAGGTCGACATGTCGCGGAGTTGGGCGGTCGTCACTTGAAGAAAGTATCGCTTGAAATGGGTGGCAAAAACGCGGTCATCGTATTGGAAGACGCAGATATCGAGCTCGCGGTCGAAGGGATTTTATGGAGCGCATTTGGAACGGCGGGGCAGCGTTGCACAGCTTGCAGTCGCGTGATTGTTCATCAAGATGTCAAAGAAGAGTTGCAGAAACGTCTGATCGAAAGTATGAAAGATCTGACGATGGGTGATGGACTGGATGAAACGGTAAAAGTGGGTCCTGTCATCAATGAAAAGGCACTCGAGAAAATTCAAAGTTATATTGAAATTGGCAAAGAGGAAGGTGCAAATCTCGTAGCTGGCGGAAATGTGCTGAATGAAGGTAAATTCGCTAGCGGACAGTATTTCGAACCAACGTTATTTGTAGATGTGGCATGGGACAGCCGACTAGCGCAGGAAGAAATTTTCGGTCCTGTTGTTTCATTGATTACGGTCAGCAGTCTGGATGAAGCGATCGAAGTAAATAACAGCGTAGCTTACGGCTTATCCAGTTCCATTTTCTCGCAAGACGTCAATAAAGTATTCCGTGCACAACGCGATCTAGACACCGGCATTGTCTATATTAACGCAGGCACGACAGGCGCAGAAATTCATCTACCGTTTGGCGGAACGAAAGGTACGGGGAACGGTCATCGAGACTCTGGTGTGGCGGCATTGGACGTCTTTACGGAATGGAAGAGCATTTATATCGATTACAGCGGCAAGTTGCAGCGCGCGCAAATCGATACGGAATGA
- a CDS encoding saccharopine dehydrogenase family protein yields the protein MKVVVLGAGLMGKEVVRDLVKQDEVKKVYLADRAIRQAEDFAEELMNEKLDILLLDATNEEQLSDVIGLGDIVVNALFYTFNESVARCAVERGVHVVDLGGHIGGATEKVLALSEQAAAKGVTLIPDLGVAPGMINILAGYGASLLDETQSIKLYVGGVPVKPEPPLNYNVVFSLEGLFDHYTDTSRVMRNGEVKELPSLSEIETLEFDRYGEMEAFHTSGGTSTMLESFPTIETLEYKTIRYPGHADKVQVLVDLGLLSRESSIRVDGRPLRVRDVMLAHLTPQLRLGEKSDAVLLRVIVSGIKDQQPHTVTFNMITEKDQNTNETAMALATANTISVVAQMIGNGVITQRGAYPPEKIVPGKLYIEEMKKRGVVIDVQQA from the coding sequence ATGAAAGTTGTCGTATTAGGTGCAGGATTAATGGGAAAAGAAGTAGTTCGTGATTTAGTTAAGCAAGATGAAGTGAAGAAAGTGTATCTTGCAGATCGTGCCATTCGACAAGCGGAAGATTTTGCAGAAGAACTAATGAATGAAAAGCTCGATATTTTATTGCTCGACGCGACCAATGAAGAGCAACTCAGTGATGTCATCGGGCTTGGAGATATTGTCGTCAACGCACTGTTTTATACATTCAATGAATCGGTTGCCCGCTGCGCTGTAGAACGAGGCGTACATGTTGTGGACTTAGGTGGACATATCGGTGGAGCAACGGAGAAAGTTCTCGCGCTAAGCGAACAGGCTGCTGCGAAAGGCGTGACGCTCATTCCGGATCTAGGTGTAGCGCCCGGTATGATTAATATTCTCGCAGGTTACGGCGCGTCTTTACTGGATGAAACGCAATCGATCAAACTTTATGTAGGCGGTGTTCCGGTCAAGCCTGAACCACCCTTAAATTATAATGTCGTCTTTTCATTGGAAGGATTATTCGATCATTACACGGATACGTCCCGCGTTATGCGAAATGGTGAAGTGAAGGAACTGCCTTCATTATCGGAAATCGAAACGCTGGAATTCGATCGCTATGGTGAAATGGAAGCCTTCCATACATCAGGTGGTACGTCGACCATGCTCGAGTCGTTTCCTACTATCGAAACACTAGAGTACAAGACGATCCGCTACCCAGGTCATGCCGACAAAGTTCAAGTATTAGTCGATCTTGGCTTACTATCTAGAGAATCCTCGATCCGTGTAGATGGTAGACCGCTACGTGTGCGCGACGTCATGCTCGCTCATTTGACGCCACAATTACGTCTTGGGGAAAAATCGGACGCTGTATTGCTGCGGGTTATAGTAAGCGGAATAAAAGATCAACAACCGCATACAGTAACGTTCAATATGATTACCGAAAAAGATCAGAATACCAATGAAACTGCCATGGCGCTAGCTACAGCGAACACGATCTCTGTCGTCGCGCAAATGATTGGCAATGGAGTGATTACGCAAAGAGGCGCTTATCCACCGGAAAAAATTGTACCTGGCAAACTGTATATCGAAGAAATGAAGAAACGCGGAGTTGTCATCGACGTACAACAGGCCTAA
- a CDS encoding GNAT family N-acetyltransferase has protein sequence MHEQTLNTSQMGLQHLATNRRTLNRLFKFVLVDFGFLDHIPFPIMRKALKKKILHAVYLTDGINVYGYAIYQKIPKYGGIHVLYLAIAPEFRSYGLGSVMLRRLDALSPEGILLEVEDPDLSQNEEQLSIRTRRIAFYERNGLTLDQTIKLTNFKHPLLLMTSIKLPELNERKFRKFYRQLYNRVYRVPVGQIAVNAWFEKA, from the coding sequence ATGCATGAACAAACATTAAACACCTCTCAGATGGGGCTACAGCACTTGGCAACGAATCGTCGGACGTTGAATAGACTATTCAAATTCGTACTGGTGGATTTCGGCTTTCTCGACCATATTCCATTTCCGATTATGCGTAAGGCGTTAAAGAAGAAGATTCTACATGCAGTCTATTTGACAGATGGCATCAACGTGTACGGCTATGCAATCTATCAAAAAATTCCGAAGTACGGAGGGATACACGTGTTGTACTTAGCAATTGCGCCCGAATTCCGTTCATACGGGTTAGGCAGCGTGATGCTTCGCCGTTTGGATGCGTTATCACCGGAAGGGATTTTACTCGAAGTAGAAGATCCGGACTTGTCCCAAAATGAAGAACAATTATCTATTCGCACTCGCCGTATCGCGTTTTACGAACGCAATGGATTAACGCTCGACCAAACGATCAAATTGACGAATTTCAAGCATCCATTATTATTGATGACTAGTATCAAGTTACCGGAGCTTAATGAGCGCAAGTTCCGGAAGTTTTATCGACAGTTGTACAACCGAGTATACCGTGTGCCTGTCGGACAAATTGCGGTAAACGCTTGGTTTGAAAAAGCATAG
- a CDS encoding acyl-CoA dehydrogenase family protein — protein sequence MDFTFTDEQKMLRQTARQFVDAEIMPHIAKWDAQGSFDEAIWKRLADLGFMGVCVPEKYGGSGMDYNALAILCEELERGDTAFRTAVSVHIGLNCMTLMQWGTEEQKQQYLVPQAKGEKIGAFGLTEPGAGSDVSAIQTTAVRDGDDYILNGQKTWISLCDSADNFLVFAYTNKSKKHHGISAFIVERTLPGFSSKAIKGKYGIRAGNTGELFFEDVRVPATNLLGEEGEGFKIAMAALDNGRFTVAAGAVGLLYACLESSVEYATTRETFGKKIGEHQLVQQMLAKMEAGYQMSRLLVYRAGELKNQGVRNTRETSLAKWQACDFANQAADDAVQIHGAYGYSDEYPVARYLRNSKAPVIYEGTREIHTLMQAGYVLGERSDKKLNRMLPKWPFEE from the coding sequence ATGGACTTTACATTTACAGATGAACAGAAAATGTTGCGACAAACGGCAAGACAGTTCGTGGACGCGGAAATCATGCCGCATATTGCAAAATGGGATGCACAAGGAAGCTTTGACGAAGCGATTTGGAAACGACTCGCAGATCTAGGATTCATGGGCGTCTGTGTGCCGGAAAAGTACGGTGGCAGCGGCATGGATTATAATGCTTTGGCGATACTATGTGAAGAACTCGAACGTGGAGACACGGCTTTTCGAACGGCGGTTTCCGTGCATATTGGCTTGAATTGTATGACACTGATGCAATGGGGGACGGAAGAGCAGAAGCAGCAGTATCTGGTGCCGCAAGCGAAAGGCGAGAAAATTGGCGCATTCGGATTAACGGAACCAGGCGCTGGCTCTGATGTTTCCGCCATTCAAACGACAGCGGTTCGTGATGGGGATGATTATATATTGAACGGCCAGAAAACGTGGATTTCACTTTGTGATTCTGCAGACAACTTCCTCGTTTTCGCTTATACGAATAAATCGAAGAAGCACCACGGCATTAGCGCGTTTATTGTAGAGCGTACACTGCCTGGATTTTCATCGAAAGCGATCAAAGGAAAATACGGTATTCGTGCAGGCAACACCGGCGAGTTGTTCTTTGAAGACGTTCGTGTACCCGCTACGAATTTGCTTGGCGAAGAAGGCGAAGGGTTCAAGATTGCTATGGCGGCGCTTGATAACGGTCGCTTTACGGTTGCGGCTGGTGCTGTCGGATTATTGTATGCCTGTCTCGAATCCAGTGTAGAGTACGCAACGACGCGTGAGACATTCGGCAAGAAGATAGGGGAGCATCAGCTTGTGCAACAGATGCTTGCGAAGATGGAAGCGGGTTATCAGATGAGCCGTCTTCTTGTATATCGTGCAGGTGAGCTGAAGAATCAAGGAGTTCGTAATACACGCGAAACGTCGCTTGCAAAGTGGCAAGCTTGTGATTTTGCCAATCAGGCGGCGGATGATGCGGTGCAGATTCATGGGGCGTATGGGTATTCGGATGAGTATCCGGTAGCGCGTTATTTGCGTAATTCAAAGGCGCCTGTTATTTATGAGGGGACGCGGGAGATTCATACGTTGATGCAGGCGGGATATGTGCTTGGCGAGCGTAGTGATAAGAAGTTGAATCGCATGTTGCCGAAGTGGCCGTTTGAGGAATGA
- a CDS encoding SDR family oxidoreductase, producing the protein MSKDQYEKIDEQVQGQTQSTQPGVEEDMHPAPIYDDPNFTGADKLKGKTALITGGDSGIGRAVAVAYAKEGANVAIAYLADQEDEDADQTIKLIEKYGGKAKKYQTDISKEENCKQLIQQVVKDFGKLNILVNNAGKQFPQESIEDITEEQLKETFETNFFGLFFMSKAAVKHMEKGDCIVNTSSVTAYNGSPGLLDYSATKGAITSFTRSLALNLSDQGIRVNAVAPGPIWTPLIPSTFDAQKVENQGSDTPMQRRGQPAENAPAYVFLASQDSSYMTGQTIHIDGGDFVGS; encoded by the coding sequence GTGAGTAAAGATCAATACGAGAAAATCGACGAGCAAGTACAAGGGCAAACACAATCTACCCAACCTGGTGTCGAGGAGGACATGCACCCCGCGCCAATCTACGACGATCCTAATTTTACAGGAGCAGATAAACTAAAAGGGAAAACCGCGCTCATCACAGGCGGAGACAGCGGGATCGGACGCGCTGTCGCAGTCGCTTACGCAAAAGAAGGAGCGAACGTCGCCATCGCCTATCTTGCCGACCAAGAAGATGAAGATGCGGATCAAACGATAAAACTCATTGAGAAGTACGGTGGCAAAGCAAAGAAATATCAAACGGACATCAGCAAAGAAGAAAACTGTAAACAATTAATTCAACAAGTAGTCAAGGACTTTGGTAAGTTAAATATACTCGTCAACAACGCGGGAAAACAATTCCCTCAAGAATCGATCGAAGATATTACCGAAGAACAATTAAAAGAGACATTCGAAACCAACTTCTTCGGCTTATTTTTCATGTCCAAGGCGGCAGTGAAGCATATGGAAAAAGGCGATTGCATCGTCAATACATCATCTGTAACAGCCTACAACGGATCACCCGGGCTGCTTGATTATTCCGCCACAAAAGGCGCCATCACAAGTTTCACACGTTCTCTTGCACTAAACCTTTCAGACCAAGGCATCCGCGTCAACGCGGTAGCACCCGGACCTATTTGGACACCACTGATCCCATCAACATTCGATGCACAAAAAGTAGAAAACCAAGGATCAGACACCCCCATGCAACGCCGCGGCCAACCAGCCGAAAACGCACCCGCTTACGTGTTCCTAGCCTCACAGGACTCTAGCTACATGACTGGACAAACGATACACATCGATGGTGGAGATTTTGTCGGTTCTTAA
- a CDS encoding aminotransferase class I/II-fold pyridoxal phosphate-dependent enzyme, with amino-acid sequence MNFQPSKKMSIFSPAIFGDLKAAAEEKKATGAQVVDLSLGSPDLPPDERVRNALSEQSALASSYGYTLGGTKRFHEAVANYYKRRTGVIINPETEVLQTMGSQEGLVHLPFAFCDEGDYVLTTNPAYVAYDAGIKLAGAVPYYMPLLAENGFLPDLNEVPEDVLKKTKLLILNLPGNPVPAMPSEAFFEEVVAFAKKYGIIVLHDAAYSEYYFTGDRPASFLTTPGAMEVGMEINSLSKSFSLAGARIAYFVGNAEMIKVLRELKSNLDYGTFGPIQEAAIVALDNGEEITDRLRAEFSKRHHALMDGLASLGWETTPSEGGMFVWAKYPYDMADKEFVFEVIKQAGVVMVPGSIFGTAGHGFVRLALVQKVELIEQAIEQLRGLSIVCN; translated from the coding sequence ATGAATTTTCAACCTTCCAAAAAAATGTCCATTTTCTCACCAGCTATTTTTGGTGATCTGAAAGCAGCCGCTGAAGAGAAGAAAGCAACAGGTGCACAAGTCGTCGATCTAAGTCTTGGGAGTCCAGATCTTCCACCTGACGAACGTGTACGTAATGCGTTGTCCGAACAAAGCGCGTTAGCCTCTTCTTACGGTTATACACTCGGAGGGACGAAGCGATTCCATGAAGCGGTCGCGAATTATTATAAAAGACGCACGGGTGTCATCATTAATCCCGAAACGGAAGTTCTTCAGACGATGGGTTCTCAAGAAGGTCTTGTCCACTTGCCGTTCGCATTTTGCGATGAAGGAGATTACGTTCTGACAACTAACCCAGCCTACGTCGCGTATGACGCAGGAATTAAATTAGCAGGTGCAGTGCCGTATTACATGCCATTACTTGCAGAAAATGGCTTCTTACCAGATTTGAATGAAGTCCCAGAAGACGTGCTGAAAAAGACGAAGCTTCTCATCTTGAACTTACCCGGAAATCCAGTACCTGCTATGCCAAGTGAAGCCTTTTTCGAAGAAGTTGTAGCGTTCGCAAAGAAATATGGAATCATTGTACTGCATGACGCAGCCTACTCGGAGTACTATTTCACGGGCGACCGTCCCGCAAGTTTCCTCACAACACCAGGCGCAATGGAGGTCGGCATGGAAATCAACTCATTGTCGAAAAGCTTCAGCTTGGCTGGCGCACGGATCGCTTACTTCGTCGGAAATGCAGAAATGATCAAAGTACTACGCGAACTGAAATCAAACCTTGATTATGGAACGTTCGGACCGATTCAAGAAGCTGCTATTGTAGCGCTTGATAACGGGGAAGAAATCACAGATCGCCTACGCGCCGAGTTCTCGAAACGCCACCACGCCTTAATGGACGGACTCGCATCTCTAGGCTGGGAAACGACACCGTCTGAAGGGGGAATGTTCGTCTGGGCGAAGTATCCATACGACATGGCCGACAAAGAATTCGTCTTCGAGGTCATTAAACAAGCAGGCGTCGTCATGGTACCCGGCAGCATTTTCGGCACAGCAGGACATGGCTTTGTCCGACTCGCTCTCGTGCAGAAAGTCGAATTGATCGAGCAGGCGATTGAACAGCTTAGGGGATTATCGATTGTCTGTAACTAA